Proteins encoded by one window of Triplophysa rosa linkage group LG19, Trosa_1v2, whole genome shotgun sequence:
- the LOC130570547 gene encoding claudin-3-like gives MSMGMEIGGIALGIIGWIIGIIACAMPMWRVSAFVGANIVTAQIIWEGLWMNCVVQSTGQMQCKVYDSMLALSQDLQASRAMSIIAIILAILAIMISIMGAKCTNCIEDEASKSKVMIVAGVLFILAGLLQLIPAAWVAHQTIRDFYNPLLSTAQQRELGASIYIGFAAAAMMLIGGAMLCCTCPPKEKKYKPPRMGYSAPRSTSGGYDRKDYV, from the coding sequence ATGTCGATGGGAATGGAGATTGGTGGGATTGCCCTGGGCATCATTGGATGGATCATTGGCATTATCGCTTGCGCTATGCCCATGTGGCGCGTGTCGGCCTTCGTTGGCGCCAACATCGTCACGGCTCAGATCATCTGGGAAGGTTTGTGGATGAACTGTGTTGTGCAGAGCACCGGACAGATGCAGTGTAAGGTCTACGACTCCATGCTTGCCTTGTCGCAGGACTTGCAGGCGTCCAGAGCCATGTCCATCATCGCCATCATCTTGGCCATCCTGGCCATCATGATCTCAATCATGGGCGCCAAGTGTACCAACTGCATCGAGGATGAAGCTTCCAAGTCAAAAGTGATGATTGTTGCCGGTGTCCTCTTCATTCTCGCCGGCCTCCTGCAACTTATTCCAGCGGCCTGGGTGGCACACCAAACCATTCGGGACTTCTACAACCCGCTGCTGAGCACCGCTCAACAGAGAGAGCTTGGGGCATCCATCTATATAGGCTTTGCGGCTGCTGCTATGATGCTGATCGGAGGAGCGATGCTGTGCTGCACCTGTCCCCCGAAGGAGAAGAAGTACAAACCACCGAGAATGGGCTACTCCGCTCCACGTTCTACCAGCGGTGGATATGACAGGAAGGACTatgtttaa